The genomic window GTTTGATCTACAAGATGGAGATAAATATGATACCAATTTTGTTGAGTGATATAGGCATactgtatacaaaaaaatattcgcCCCAGGCAGTTTTAAAGTCGTcggtgaattttaaaaacaattaactcCTTATTAAACTTCTATGTTAATAATAAGATTATATATCACCTATAATTGGGGcgatttatatttattgacaaaaaccaATATTGACACTTTAGCTGTCAATGACATATCTTTGACAGGAAAATTTGTAAGAACATAGAGATTAGGCATTTATCTTATGATGATCTCAAATTCAGTCTAGTAAGTCACTCGAGTTAGCAcatgtgaaaaacaaaatatttttactaaagCTATAGATTCTCGATATAAATAAAATCGTCTGAAGTTTACAAATATAGTTTTGAAATCACAATGGTAAATTTCGAGAGAAAGACTAAATATATGATGAATTGATAATTTAATGGGGTAAATAGATAGAGAAGCATTGTAAAGGAATACTTTACATACGTTGAATATTGTCTCCTCGCTGTCATGGAGAATCCTCTCGTATTTCTCAGCGGCCTTTTCCAATCCTGattaaagcaattaaaaaaaaacatgtttttataaatCCATTCCTCATAtaaccatttaaaaaatgtagacAGTTTAGCTAGGATAGAGACATATCGACTATAGTCTTTTACAATGTTTGTACGTAGTCGTACCATTGTTGACCAGGGACAGGAGATGCTGCCCCCACATTCTCTGGAGGGTGGTCAAGTCCGTCTCTGTCACCGTGTTTTTCTTCAACGCCTCCATGAAGAGAAATGCAAACAGGATGTACTTCCTTTGTTGATCTGAAACCAATCAATCGAACCCTCAATCAAACAATCGATCAGACGATCAAACAATCAATAGAACTGTCAATcaaacaatcaatcaatcaatcaatcgatGACGTGAGTGATGATTTTGAGTTACCGAGGTATCAGATTATAAGAGATATAATAGATATACGAACCAGCAACTTCTTTATTCTTGGAATAAGAAAATCCACCAAGCTGACCGATGTTCTCTTTTCCGTACAAAAAGATTAAAATCTGAAGGATGTGTTTTCTCTGCAAATAAGATGACAATAGCAACGTTATATTTAATTAACGTTATATAAAAAGACATCACTCTTTTATTGGTTGTCTATAGAACAATGTCTAGTGATTGCTGAGACATAATCTGTATTTGTAATGTTGAATGTTCTACTAACCACGGGCGTCATTGTCCGTGTGTTTGTGGAGGACAAGTAGTCCACCAACAGTTCGCGCAAACGAGCCTCGAACCCTGCTTTCTCCATCTTGATCAGCAATTGAATCCTTGCAATTGATTTTGCCGATAAGAGCGTGTGTTTATCTGTCGATTGACAACGATAATAGTTcgcaacgtttgtgacgtcatgatATTATGATGCGTTACATGACGACGTCAcgagaaaaataaaacaaaaaaatctcgGTATGTTTCCGAAATTAGTTCAGTACGCAGTTTCTAACTTTCAGTTAGTTATTTCAACCCTTTGAATTTTAGATCGTAGTAGAGACGTGTGTTCATGGGTTACACTATTTACAAATATTCAAGAGAATATATTAAACCgacgtatttaaaaaaagagtcgttacatataaacacaaaaaactGAGTTAAAAGAAAGTCCCCACAAACAAAATTCAAGCAGAATATAATATTGGTCAAACATTAACAgcattctaaaattatatccaGGCGATTTATGAAGTTAAGCCCGTTTGCCCAACTGATCATGACTTGTgaagtaaaaaatttaaaattagacATAATTATAGGTAAAACCTTTAAACTCTAGACTGATCTCAGTCtgtataattatttcatttacttaTAAGTCTctatgttgtttttattttcttgcaaAGCTCACTGTGTTTCAAAAAGTTCAATATTTGTTCTCTATAAACATACTTAAATCTgatcaaacatacatgtagatgattGACATCATTAAAAGTTATTAATGAGAGATATCCTTGGATACTGCATTCTGGGACTTGAGCAGCTAACTCTACATAatcatatgaattatttattgttCATATCCATGGTACTATTAAACCAAAGTTATTGATGGTTATCATCTGTAATACATAAAATCTCAATTTATAGTAAGAACAATTACTGATTATCTCAGAAATATGGGACGTCGATGAAGAAAATATGATCGTGCATCTTTCAATTTGCCGACGTATCTCTTGGAGACTGAGGTAATTGAAGAGTTAAGGACAGACGCGACGTTCCTCAGctttagatattttttcttgATAGATGAATTCTTTTTGATTTGCAATTAAACCTGTTTATACTCAAAATTTCAGAAGATATTGTTTGTGTAGGGGCTACACAATATCAAcgaaacatatacatgtactgtaagtCAAATTTTATTCGCGGGGACTTAATTTAGCGATCTACAGATGGTAAACTGTTTCCCGGCGAGATA from Magallana gigas chromosome 9, xbMagGiga1.1, whole genome shotgun sequence includes these protein-coding regions:
- the LOC117691465 gene encoding uncharacterized protein yields the protein MEKAGFEARLRELLVDYLSSTNTRTMTPVRKHILQILIFLYGKENIGQLGGFSYSKNKEVADQQRKYILFAFLFMEALKKNTVTETDLTTLQRMWGQHLLSLVNNGLEKAAEKYERILHDSEETIFNIKRFQRHLQKLSETRTGNQMKYNHVTPVAVTPFWFRRPRMYERIAMALRNVSGSGDPKDFFMLKFSDGQ